A genomic window from Zalophus californianus isolate mZalCal1 chromosome 13, mZalCal1.pri.v2, whole genome shotgun sequence includes:
- the LOC118356187 gene encoding skin secretory protein xP2-like: MASLEVEARIPQCADGEPGEALRGTGSVQVHSSGPAQEPGLNPALCHHSRDTSCAQASRELWVGCEGVTVWMRHGGRTAPCPAHFIGDLNGKMFTCCLPRSRGCRWKKARLEDAVPRWGFHVRTPHRLWPFGRKDRKKATEDTERQLADVPSSLTEGVTPKASQETGAGGCEARPPTPRGPPSQVVVHWTVVQEPEPMEAEAEAAPPPEELEPDLEGGLVPAVTSGGDQEPAGDPAPAHGEPGAVQEELAPAPAPAPAPAPATVPATPPSPTPAPAPASDLDPDLAPAPSLTPASAPAPAPAPACALVPAPAPVPAPAPARATVPDPDPTLAPAPVCTPARATAPAPAPASGPVPPPDPDPVPAPALDPAPATTADPVPPLAPAPVPAPILSPAPTPAPAGLPQPHPEPTALQGELLVQSPLVPSPEPETPPDCFIPSPCVLSLWYILTVILSFHVLYTSVRPDCTHVTGMEARVQKVQTTCSQSQRVEHGSRMVREQRKTWAQGD, from the exons ATGGCGTCCCTAGAAGTAGAAGCCAGAATTCCCCAATGtgcagatggggagcctggggaggccctgagaggcaCGGGGTCTGTCCAGGTTCACAGCTCTGGGCCCGCACAGGAACCAGgtctgaacccagctctgtgcCATCACAGCAGAGACACCAGCTGCGCCCAGGCCTCCCGGGAGCTGTGGGTGGGCTGTGAGGGTGTCACTGTGTGGATGCggcatggggggagg acagccccctgcccagctcatttCATTGGAGATCTTAATGGCAAAATGTTCACGTGTTGCCTGCCAAGGTCCCGAGGCTGCAGGTGGAAGAAGGCGCGCCTTGAGGATGCTGTCCCCCGCTGGGGATTTCATGTCAGGACTCCCCACCGCCTCTGGCCATTTGGTCGGAAGGACAGAAAG aagGCCACGGAGGACACGGAGAGGCAGCTGGCGGACGTGCCCTCCTCCCTGACAGAGGGGGTGACCCCAAAGGCATCCCAAGAAACAGGTGCTGGGGGTTGCGAGGCAAGACCTCCGACACCACGCGGACCACCGTCCCAGGTGGTCGTCCACTGGACAGTGGTCCAGGAGCCGGAGCCCATGGAGGCCGAGGCCGAGG CTGCTCCACCACCTGAGGAGCTAGAGCCCGAtctggagggagggctggtgcCTGCAGTGACTTCAGGAGGAGACCAGGAGCCAGCAGGTGACCCGGCACCTGCCCACGGAGAGCCTGGCGCTGTCCAGGAAGAACTggcacctgctcctgccccagcccctgcccctgcccctgctacagttcctgccactcccccttcccccaccccagcccctgcccctgcctcggaCCTAGATCCTGACCtggctcctgccccttcccttacccctgcctctgcccctgccccagcccctgcccctgcctgtgctcttgttcctgcccctgcccctgttcctgctcctgcccctgccagagCCACTGTCCCTGACCCAGATCCTACCCTTGCTCCTGCCCCTGTCTGTACTCCTGCCAGAgccactgcccctgcccctgcccctgccagtggtcctgttcctccccctgacccagatcctgtccctgctcctgccctggatCCTGCACCTGCCACTACTGctgaccctgtccctccccttgcccctgcccctgtccctgcccctatcctgagccctgcccctactcctgctcctgcagggctcccacagccacatccagagcccacagccctgcagggagagctCCTTGTACAATCACCCTTAGTTCCATCCCCGGAACCCGAGACCCCGCCCGATtgtttcatcccctccccctgtgttctttctctctggtacatattaactgttattttatcCTTCCATGTCCTATATAct TCTGTGAGGCCGGACTGTACCCATGTCACGGGCATGGAAGCGAGAGTCCAGAAGGTCCAGACGACCTGCTCCCAGTCCCAGCGTGTGGAGCATGGGTCAAGGATGGTCCGCGAGCAGAGGAAGACTTGGGCCCAGGGAGACTGA